One genomic region from Candidatus Omnitrophota bacterium encodes:
- the rnk gene encoding nucleoside diphosphate kinase regulator, whose protein sequence is MATKEIYITDNDMKRLRELIMVARDYGQEDEKDLKELEDELDTAKIVKFKDIPKDVITMNSEIHLLDVVAEEEVVYKLVFPNQANANEGKVSIMAPIGTALLGYSVGDVIEWKVPGGITRLKVEKILYQPEASEDYHL, encoded by the coding sequence ATGGCGACGAAAGAAATTTATATTACTGATAATGATATGAAGAGATTGCGGGAATTGATAATGGTCGCAAGAGATTATGGTCAGGAAGATGAGAAGGATTTAAAGGAATTGGAAGACGAATTAGATACGGCTAAAATAGTGAAATTTAAAGATATTCCAAAAGATGTTATTACAATGAACTCTGAGATCCATTTGCTTGATGTTGTTGCTGAGGAAGAAGTTGTTTATAAATTAGTATTTCCCAATCAGGCGAACGCTAACGAAGGCAAAGTGTCAATTATGGCTCCGATTGGAACAGCATTGCTCGGATATAGCGTTGGAGATGTCATTGAATGGAAAGTTCCTGGTGGGATTACTAGACTAAAGGTAGAAAAAATATTATATCAACCTGAAGCTTCCGAGGATTACCATTTGTAA
- a CDS encoding GNAT family N-acetyltransferase: MYNLLMMKNIKFAEVKNGEMIKEVVLLADIIWRKHYIPIVGQDQVDYMLEKFQSVEAITRQIQDDYHYYLIGDDANSYIGYFCVLIQGDKLFLNKIYLKLHVRGKGLGRETLNFIEEIAKSSNCSRVWLTVNKNNLDSIKVYQKCGYTMMGPYVQDIGQGFVMDDYELEKVL; encoded by the coding sequence GTGTATAATTTATTAATGATGAAAAATATTAAATTTGCTGAAGTTAAGAATGGTGAAATGATTAAAGAAGTGGTCTTGCTTGCAGATATTATTTGGCGAAAGCATTATATTCCTATTGTTGGACAGGATCAGGTTGATTACATGCTGGAAAAATTTCAGTCTGTAGAAGCGATTACAAGACAAATCCAGGATGATTATCATTATTATTTAATTGGCGATGATGCCAATTCGTATATTGGATATTTTTGTGTTCTTATCCAGGGCGATAAGCTGTTTTTAAATAAAATTTATCTAAAATTGCATGTTCGGGGTAAAGGTCTTGGCCGGGAAACGTTGAATTTTATTGAGGAAATTGCGAAAAGTAGCAATTGTTCGAGGGTTTGGTTAACAGTTAATAAAAATAATTTAGATTCGATAAAGGTTTATCAAAAATGTGGGTACACCATGATGGGTCCATATGTTCAGGATATAGGGCAAGGCTTTGTAATGGACGATTATGAATTGGAGAAGGTGTTATAG